Within the Melitaea cinxia chromosome 27, ilMelCinx1.1, whole genome shotgun sequence genome, the region GTGTTtctctgaaaaaacaaagattttattatacaatttttctttatacattatgatacaaaattaattataaaaacccttaaGCTACCTGAAAAagcaaagaaacgacatttaaagctatttaccaattcctataggtacataaaattaaatatttcttttatatctgACTATTATGGAGTgtcaaaaatctctttataaaacaatacatattactacagctataaaaaaggtactatacaaatatacaaactcaaaagaatatattcctttatatatatttaactaggttggcaaacaagcatacggttcacctgatggtaagaaattaccgtagcttatagatgccagcaacaccagtagcatcgcaagcgcgttgccaacaccccccccccccccccccaggagctctggtcaccttactcaccaacaggataATACTGCTTGTAAACAgtcttatttagctgtgatcttttgtcagatcgaggtactaacccagtcggCTGTTCCATATTTGAGCAacaaatttcctgctgtgtcctacttcagttgaataatttttatgatcGCTTAAAAACTCAACTTTCAGACATGCCGTTACGAAGGTAGACAGCCGCTCCTTTGCTGTCAGAATACACCGGACATACCAGAGGCACCTGAACCGAAACAATGTCCTCCACTACCAAAACCGAAGCTATATAAAGCTGCAACACAGTACCAACAGTTCGCATGGAGAAGTACGTAGATACAATTGAAGCTACTAGACTCCACTTTTTTTATACGGCTAGGTCGTCAAATGAGCTCATTGGCCTTTTAATAGTAAGCGGTTATTAGACTGTAAACGTCTGTAACACTAGGAGTGTTGAAAACACATTGCCAACTCTAACTACGACTCTCCCCAGCAGCTCTGGCCATCTAAATTACCACTGGAAGGCTAAGGCCTATTTGAACGCTGTATTATttggctatgatcttctgtaagatcgaggtacttccccagaagagctgctccagattagaagcaggatattttctgctgcaCCTACCTCAATGAATAActacccattttttttttaattatttaaataagtaaacaagTTACTCGAAAACATCCTACAGAATACATTCTTTTATTTGGGGTTCGTAACATAGAACACAAACACATATTTATACCAGGACAATCGGAGGAGACAGGACAGGTGTTAAGGcctattaaaacattttacgtAAGTGAAGATCCAATGACTGCATTCATCACTGTCCTTGCTCTAACCAACTGAGGTCATCAAatcatgttatttttttaaaatataaaaatcggtctaaaTAATAAGCACTATCAATAATAGGTGGTTTgacgaggattgcggaaaaccgggatgtttggcgcgaacttggtgaggcctatgtccagtagtggactgcgataggctaaagtgatgatttGTGCTGCATATTGAGTAgatacggtcaccaacccgcctgcccagcgtggtgactatgggcaacacacatgaggtcgcgcatttttggcgcgaacttgtggaggcctatgtccagcagtggactgtataggctgtaatgatgtaatgattgAGTAGATAATACAATTGACTATAATTTCAGAATGCATTAGTTACCAGCGCTATTTCAATAAATGCATATCATCTGACGAAAACGAATTTAAGTTTGAAAGGATGAACACTTGCGGCAGAGATACCAGCACATCGCAATTCAGGATATCAGAAGGTGTGCCGGCTTTGCCGAGAGAGTTTCCTCATATGGTGAGTTACGGCtctattattttcttcttttatttcttacttACTTCTTTtttagacgggcagcagcgtcttcggtgcgacaaagccagtactgcggtcaccaacccgcctgcccagcgtggtgactatgggcaaaacacgtgagttcacgttatttttggcgtaaacttgtggaggcttatgtccagcagtggactgtataggctgtaatgatgatgatgatgatgatgatgatttcttACTTTATGACAGTTATTTCTCACTCGTTCTCTTTCTTCTAGtcttgaataaattttaaatattttttttctccaagaaatatataaaagaatttgTTATTACGAGTTTGGttttctaaacaaataaataaaattggagtgtcagaaagacaaaaattgtaaaaaatgttattttggtatatgtccCGTGTATATTGCATTACTatttgcatttagtaaaaagcgattattttaatattacaaacagacactccgattatatttatttgtatagatatagataactctgcgaactgaacaataactttttttgctaaattccacgcggacgaagtcgcggacataACCAGTGATATTATAAAGCAGAAAATTTTAGTTGTTTAAAGGCTCGGAAATTACCAGTTCGAACAGATTTTTGTTtgtgttcatcattacagcctatacagtccactgctggacataggcctccataagtttacgccaaaaatagcgtgaactcatgtgttttgcccatagtcaccacgctgggcaggcgggttggtgaccgcagagctggctttgtcgcaccgaagacgctgcccgtcttcggcctgtgtatttcaaagctagcagttggatggttatcccgccatcagtcggctttttaagttccaatgtggtagtggaactgtgttatcccttagtcgcctcttacgacacccacgggaagagaggggatggctaaattctttagtgccgtagccacacagtagagttgtttgtgttagatagcctatttatcgaggaaggctataggctattctttttctcaaattaacgagTTTGAAACCGCGGAGCACAGTTAGAATTTAGATAAGTTTTATGTTAGTTTGATAAAAGTGAATATTTCTTAGATGAAACCCTCATTAACCATGACGTggcaacttgtaaataaaacaacacccagcaaataattttaaaacattttcgtaaactataattataaatgtatgttttgGAAGATgtcttaaaaacattaaatttaaaaaagtctaGAAAGTTTTTTTCCTGAGTAACACTTGGAGTTCGAATTTAGAGTTACCTGTAACAAACCAAAACATCTTGTAAGACGAAACGAcagaaaaaaatcttatttttttttcaatttactaataataattcatttgtaaaatattgacaGGCGGTCATTGGTTGTCATAACCCGGTTTACACAGACGACGCTGATATTATTTGGGTGGGAGGAGGGTCTCTCATCAGCGAAAGATTCATCTTAACAGCGGCTCATATTATATCGGAGAACAAGCTGTAAGTACATTTTGAATCATTGATGGGCACAGCTTGAAATATCCTACGCAAAATCTCGATGATCCCGTCAGGCAAAGTACATCAACCTtgcagaaaatcacagctaaataatactgctttcaagcagggttgtgttcctgttgtaagGGTGCTTGAGCTCCTGGATCATGCTCTGGTGTAGGGGTCGGCAAAATatttgtgatgcttctggtgtttcggGCGTATATATATAGGTCatgttaatcgcttaccatcagttgtaCCGCTTAATATCTTTAGTTACATTGAGATAGAAAAAATAAACCTATTGATTACTAtttgtttcagcctgtaatatcccactactgggcataggcctctttccccgtgttggcgaaggatcagagcttaatccatcacgctactccaatgtgggttggcggatatattccctactatgagtaacgatcgctatcaggtgtcatgataacaaccgggaccaacggcttaacgtgctcctcgaggcacggtggggagacccacaaggactgtacaaacacccagaccacggcaaacacttgtatggccaatacaaatgtttgtcatgttcggggatcgaacccacaaccgccagcgcaacagatacaatccatggctgtaaccgttgcgccaacgcggcgtcagagattactatacaaataaattaaattttccatAATAGTTTTGAtagtttagtttaaatttttcaaaagcCCTTGAAGCCTTATTTAGCCTTTGAAATTtcagaaaaaactttttcaaataCAAAACCTAATACATAACACAGATGGACGTAGAAGATCGTTTCATATCTACATCCACCCATATTTTTGTAGCTAACTTTTTTTGTCactagattggcaaacaagcgtacggctcacttgatggtaagcgattaccgtagcttatagacgcctgcaacaccagaagcatcgcaagcgcgtttacgaccctatccccaatccccccaggagatctggtcaccttactcaccaacattaACACAATActccttgaaaacagtattatttagctgtgatcttctgtaaggtcgaggtactaccccagtcgggctgctccatattttgagcaggaaattcctgctgtgccctacctcagtggcTCTACTTAAGGTtgcctgaaagagatcgctgtttTAGCTGATAGGGCCAGCCACTTACTTGGGCgtctatttttttcgtcgatttgtaaataatttttggagttaactccttagaaatcgattttcatataaggaccctagtatgaaaaatatattagaagTGAAATCTACTAgatttccgatagatggcgttatttgattcgtttatttactagactagtaagccttttttggtgcctatttagacagtcgatctgaaggagtaaactccagtcgtacgtcggagctgacacacacttttttgtgtaaaataaagaagacagaaaagaaagaaatgaatatttaaaaaaaagcaaaagtaATCCGCAAACTTGAAACTATTATGTGTTCTTCCAGTGGTCGAGTTCGTTACGCGTTGCTGGGAACCCTGAATAAGACAGACACAAGATCGGGTATTCTGTGCAACATTGTCAGAACAATTCCTCACAAATTGTATGAAAAGGGAGAGAAACATCACGATATAGCCTTACTGGAGCTGAACGAAAGGTTGGTACAGGTGTTCTTGAACTAAAAGGTATTCGTCACTCTTGCTATTAAAATCAACGGAAATTATGAGATTGCTACATTATCACTATactaatcaaaatcaaaagtaacTTTATTCAAGTATTTAGCTTtcgaaaaaagaatcattaaaatcggtacacccataaGTTATgagcatataaataataattttcttgaaaacgaaaaaaacaacttcaattacatcgacaaataatacaacgtactcgtaggtagacgaaaaaatagtcaagtaaatacgcagtatttaagataactcaaaaagtactcgggtgaccaaatttaaatgagaccacttGACAAgtatcaactttcgattaagaAACGcgttatcgaaatcggttcactcaGTAAAAATTAATGAGGTACAACAATACAACGTAATTCGacagaaaaatagtcaagtgaatacgcattattagatatccTATGAAAAAAATCTCATGAAACATgaacaaatgcagaccaaattctcatacagggttatgagagtctatgagatctgatagattcttataactcggtgtgagaatttggtctgcatttgtccatgttttatgcgattttttccatagggtataTCTCGAAAAGTACTCGCCAGTtctcaattacatttaaatgggaccacatgatagGCACCAcctttagataaaaaaaaatcatcgaaatcggtccactcagtcaaatgTTCTTGAGTTctccgaattgagaacctccaccgcttttgaaagtcggttaaaaagggctGGACATTTTCAGAGTAAAGTTTAACGAATTCGTGCGACCAGCTTGCCTGCCCCTGACTAAAAGTGACGTCGATAACGAGAGGATCATAGCCGGGTGGGGGGAGACAGGTGAAGGAGGGAAGAGGGGGAAGGCGTCAGAAATTCTCTTGAGAGTGAGTGTACTCTTCGATCTATCTTAGAGGGATATTATAAAGAGACAAATGTAACCTTTAATTTGTTAGGATATTATGTAATATGAGGTGTATGTTCATTTCCTCGCTGTGAAGTGCAGATGACACGCTATTCTTCCTAACCTGCCTAATttgttatttcctttttttggatggtaagctattaccaTAGCCTAAGGACAACTGCAAGTACCCCCCACACCCACTGCAAGTAACGCCCCATCACccaacaaccactctggtgtagagGTGCATGTAGGCGCGTAAATACCGGcggcttgcgggttcgattccctttCGGAATGGatacttgtatttgtacaaatatttctttcaggtttgaatgtctgtcttAGTGGGTCACCCCTCCacgcctcgtagagcacgttaagctatcggtcccagTTTTCATCATAATTAAttcatagcgatcgttgctcatagtagggaatacctgtcaacccgcaatggagcagcatgaagaagaagcctatgcccagtagtgggatgttagagaccgaattatcatcatcatcatatatggGACGATGGCTTGGCTTTAGTGAGGCAACATTTGTTAGGGGGTCACTGAAAGCGACAGCGTGATAagagaaaaacattaaaaataaataaaatttcgcgCGATGTATTTTATGGATGGCcccataaataaatttttgttccaGGCATCAGTTTGGGAGGATGAAAGTCTTTGCAGCCAAAAGTTTGACAGTCTCTACCGAGCGGATATAATGATATGCGCCAGAGGGGCGGTGAGCCCCATCACAGAAGATACTTGCAAGGTAACAAAAGCAAAACttccaaataaataattacattgttcaagtaggcttcaaaagcatatttttttctcgtaggaaagcattttttttaataacaataggGGTAGTTAAGGTAATTGGCTACCACAATATTCTTGTGGTGATTAAGATGGCCAGAGCTCTTGAGAAAGGTCGGGAGATGCTTTGGCAATACTCTTTCGATACTTTTGGAGTTGCAGGCTTATAATAATAGACTATAAGCTTCGGTACGTCTTCGGccaaaaagccagccctgcggtcaccaacccgcctgcccagcgtggtgactatgggcaacacacatgagttcacgttatttttgcgtgaacttgtggaggcctatgtccaccaatggactgcaataggctggaatgatgatgatgatgatgatgaagcttCGGTAACCGCTTAACATCAAGTGGAccgtacgcttgattgccgacctagttgtctaacaaaaaaagaaaactctGATTGAATATCTCTTCAGCTACAaaacacatatttatatttcaggGCGACAGCGGTGGACCCTTGATGGCGCTTTTCAAGAATCTAAGCTGCTCATATTCAATCGAAGGAATAGTCTCCTTCGGACCTAGATGTGGGAAAAGTGCAGGCGTCTACACTAGAGTGTCACTATTTTTAGACTGGATCATTGACAATGTCTGGCCTCAAGAATGGCAGAGTTATAAAGAATtgactaattaataaatattaaatgtcgTTAATGTGTTTAAATGTATTCTGTTGAGAAAATATGccattattgaaattaaataaaaattcttaataattatatttgtggtATGGCCATGTGGTGCGTCGGTCTGAGGACTACGTAGGAAAAATGTGTCCTGACATGTCTGTCCCTGGATCTAGACCTCCCGGACGTCCAAAAAAGCATGAACCCAATGCtttagttaagttgatcacaaattctacatatatctacagatttttgtatacaaatgacattaaatttaacaattaatttaaacaattcaataaaatcaatttttattcatttttatgatGCTTAAATGTCGTGAAGCAGGACATGAGAGTCAATTGTCTAACCTAGAATGATGCGAAAAATCTGCACTCAATGCTGCGTTAGTTGGAAGGTAGACCCTGGCAATAAAGCTGGGATTAATAATGTCAAGCAAAATGAAGCCTACTTCGATAAATGTAATCGACTATCCAATaggaaaataaattttcaattctaaccagtagttcctgagattagagtttttaaacaaacaaacaaagctaactctttagctttataaatttcctcctcaaaatatggagcagcccgactggggtagtacctcaaccttacagaagaccacagctaaataatactgctttcaagcaatattgtgttcctgttggtgagtaaggtgaccagagctccccaGGGGATTGAGGATTACCTTACAGAagacgaccttacagaagatcacagctaaataatagtgtttaaaatgtttagaatttcctaatgtgtgggtaacacaaaaataaaatcgtacaaattaaaaatagcatggtgtcgtctcctgtcaaaaattttcattgtaatatgaaactgattaattacgggtttctgtaaagaacccactatagacggcgccacggtctcttagaccgaatataaaatcatcatatcaaaaattttgatctagcgggtacatcgtttcatagcttaattggctaaagcaccgacacggtcagtcggagatgcaagttcgattcccgctgaaTGATGATAAGCGTAATTATAATGCACTAGCttctgcccacgacttcgtccgcgtggaacagtttTGGGCTAACTGggaaagctctcaaaaggaaaaaaaacccgatttcgAAACATTATTCATTGATGCTCCGTTCCtgttggtcttagcgtgatgatatatagcctgaagccttcctcgataaatgaactatctaacactgaaagaatttttcaaatcggaccagtagttcctgagattagcgcgttgaaacaaaaaaaaacaaacaaactcttcagctttataatattagtatagatggtGTTTGAGAAAATGTATGGGCATTTTGGAGCCTATAGATGTTCATTCTAAATTGAAATATTCGAATCCAAACTTTCTATCACGACAGATAACCTgaactaatatttaattataatataaataaaaacaacagaatAAACTTATATCAACTTTATTACCCATATTCTTCGTAACaaacatgtttttaaattacattaatttagcCCATCGACACCTTCAATACAATTTTTGATTACTGAACTTGATTTATCGTTTATACACAgagaacttataaaaaaattaattgtttgcttgcaaacgaaaaaaaccgacctaacatcgacaagtaaatacaatgagggtagttgaaaaaatagtcaagtaaatacccattattagcgataactcaaaaactacttgttagatcttgatcaaatttaaatgggaccacgcgACAAGGATacgtttcgattaaaaaaagaatcatcaaaattaaacacaaaaaaaaatacagtcaaattgagaacttcctccttttttgaagtcgattaaaaacgacattacaaaaataaattcggttttagtacaaaaaaaacataatattgaGACATTCGATTAGTTTTTGCCTTAAAAAATGaaacttatataatttaagttgCGTAGTATCGAAGGTGTAAATATGGCTTGTGCTGCCATCTATTGCCACTGTTGTGTAACGAATGCGGCATCATTGAAGATGCAGTTGTAATTCAATTTAGGCCTGGCCTCTCTCAGAACCGACTGAACTATTGTACAAGGTTGTATCTAAACATTGGTATACGGCGATGACGTCATTAATTTTCTcatatcgacgggtgcaaagtaaaaaaagttaactacaactttgagattttttttattgcagtaactaactaaaaactttatattttacaacatggcaaaataaaaaatacaaatatcacctcATTTCTTGGAATTTTTtcaagtaaaagaagacaactactgctgttttgttaaattacacgacgtacatgcgttcaactaccacctggccgcttttacgcagtccgcacggggggcgcacgttcattcctattgtgtcatcagtcagatgtcatgtgcttcgccggccggcaacaatgtttgtttgttttggttttttacgtattaaggtttgtgtgaaagtcttatcataataataaaccgtTTGAATAGATCACAATAGACATGTAAAGtaaagtgtaaagtaagtacgtttttggaaatttttggaattggaaaagtcatacttataaatatatgaaacatctttattaaacccagatttattaattcctatgtagaaacgaccaagtggtagttaactcagttgtcatatttttaagcacaatgtagaggcagacaactgcaatatctcgtaaattaaacataattagatgaaatgaaatatacaattgtttgtctttcgataaaataaagcagtgatgaaaatttcaacaaatttggtttgaaattgacaaaatgggagcactttttcctattttgcgctctcctgaaaagttgctgttttgtatataactctttttactttgcacccgtcgatatgTAACATGTGTGATGTTCCTATGGAGTTACGTAGTCCTAATGGACTAaaacttcttaaaaaaaataactattgttatttttaataacactgtAATAAAACACCCGTGTTTTCCCATTCCTGGATAAAGGCATGTCCTTTTAAGAAGTATGGGCAGAAGTATTTAAGTTTCAACACTTTTTCTACCAATGATGTCAAAAGACATGGTCGTACCCAGAAATTTGTAAAGGTGGGGtgaaacaaagtaaaaaacttGATAAGCAGGAGAAAAttatctttcttttatttactgcaactttttatttacttttgctATCTACACTACTTCAATAATAGCTTGCGGTGTGTTGGCTAAATCTACTTAAAATTTTggtattaaaatctaaaatatcaattattagctTCGATTCAGGCTGGGGCAAATGCCGCACCTTGCCCCACCGTGGTTACGCCCCTGTCAAAAGACACCAAGCTAGTTCAAGTTTGTATTTTCGAAGTAAAGCTTCtgtacacacgcttgacttagggactaagctggtggatgcgtgacaagagcgttacgaaaattgtgatcgggcgaagcgaacgggagttgagagggagatataagttagtgaagatagaaagagagttacgtttcacacttttcgtaacgctctcgtcgcgcattcaccagcttactcccaagtcgaaaaaaaaaaattgaggacAGATATTGATTAAAAATCCAGTTAGAATTATATACATCCTCAAGATGGCAGCACTATAACGacaaaataattctaaatttgCCCCAGTAGGCcgcattttttctttttctctttgtCATGCTTCTTCGAATGCAGCATCATTTTACTTCTAGTTAAGAACCTCTTCCCGCACACATCACATTCGTGTGGCTTATCACCGATGTGCATTTTAAAGTGCATAACTAAATTATTCTTCTGGGTAAAACTTTTCGAGCATATTTCGCACTGGTAAGGCTTTTCGCCGGTGTGAATTTTCTCGTGCCTGTCGAGATCCGCTTTCCTGTAAAACGATGAGCCGCATTCGTTGCAGTTGAAATTTTTTATGCCTGAAATTAAATATGAGTAATGTTCGATCAAAATATGATGCAGCAGGACTTGGGAAGTACCTCTTACAAAAGATCAGTACCatgaacttacagaagatcacagctaaataaaaatgttttcatgttgtgttcctgtggtgagtaagcaTGAggtcctggggagggtcgggggtatggggggggggggtaacaCACTGTCAATGTTCCAGGTGTTGCATGTGTCCATAGGCTTCAGTATTCGCTTACGTTCAGAtgtgccgtacgcttgtatTGATGTAATTAATGGTACCTGACCCTCCCCAGgtgagcagtattatttagctgtgatcttctgtaaagttgagttACTATCCAGATGGATTGGGCTAAAATTTGAGTAGAATATTTTCTACTGTTCTCTGTTTTCAATATatctataacaataaatattcacCTTTGTGTGATAAACTATGTATACTAAGATGTCCGAGCTGTGTGTAAGTCTTCCCACACATCGTACACATGTACGGCCTCTCCCCTGTGTGTGTCCGTTTGTGTTTCTTAAGCTCGTAGCCGGTCTGGAAGGTTTTACCACATATATCACAGGGCTGAGGTTCCTTGGGTGTGACTCTTTTACGGCGTTttctgaaacaaaacaaaaaatcttGATCGAAAACTTCAATAGACATTGTCAAGTAAGAAAATGTGAACATCAATAAGGaaggtagaaaataaaattaagtactggtgtgtggttacggcagtaaagaatatagccaccccctctcttcccgtgagtttcgtaagaggcgactaagggataacacagttccactaccaccttggaaattaaaaagccgacctatggcgggataacaaagccagccctgcgatcaccaacccacctgcctagcgtggtgactatgggcaacacacgtgagttcacgccatttttggcgcgaacttgtggagacctttgtctagcagtggactgcgatagacttttttttatgtcactaggtcggcaaacaagcgtacggctcacctgatggtaagcgattaccgtagcttatagacacctgcaacaccagaagcatcgcaagcgcgttgccgacccaatctccaatccccccaggagctgaCAGCAGCGAGACTGAAGTGAGAATTAAGTTGAAATAAATCATGTGTCTATCCTAGTATAATATGTTTAGATGGAAATAGTTGTATtcttagtttttaaatgtttatgttGTTTTAGGGTAAggtataataatgataatctattttgcctgttttcaaaattaaattgatactGTTATCTCAACCGCACCGaccaatctccttcgtgtgttctccattctacgtgacatttgcggaatcaaccgtgctccaCTGGCACGACTGCCAGTAAGCCAATCAATGATCACATTACAAGGACctgttttcaattaaaaaataataaatattgggTTTTTAAAGAAGTTGGTAAAAGTGTGTTAACTTCAACACTGCTGAAGATTCTTAATCACTaacgtt harbors:
- the LOC123667167 gene encoding gastrula zinc finger protein XlCGF49.1-like; the encoded protein is MENIAVQPVEEIVIKCEVIEISDEDVDAEEPKKKRRKRVTPKEPQPCDICGKTFQTGYELKKHKRTHTGERPYMCTMCGKTYTQLGHLSIHSLSHKGIKNFNCNECGSSFYRKADLDRHEKIHTGEKPYQCEICSKSFTQKNNLVMHFKMHIGDKPHECDVCGKRFLTRSKMMLHSKKHDKEKKKKCGLLGQI
- the LOC123666953 gene encoding phenoloxidase-activating factor 1-like, with the protein product MMRFWSVLSVSSAEADIRSRNAYPGILDITRQPCNEGEVTGVCRRIYECPFAIDLVNIHQKKPPTCGYDSDVKIVCCPSQGLLFRTGTFKDYFKASNDGVIRSKELTCRYEGRQPLLCCQNTPDIPEAPEPKQCPPLPKPKLYKAATQYQQFAWRKCISYQRYFNKCISSDENEFKFERMNTCGRDTSTSQFRISEGVPALPREFPHMAVIGCHNPVYTDDADIIWVGGGSLISERFILTAAHIISENKLGRVRYALLGTLNKTDTRSGILCNIVRTIPHKLYEKGEKHHDIALLELNERVKFNEFVRPACLPLTKSDVDNERIIAGWGETGEGGKRGKASEILLRASVWEDESLCSQKFDSLYRADIMICARGAVSPITEDTCKGDSGGPLMALFKNLSCSYSIEGIVSFGPRCGKSAGVYTRVSLFLDWIIDNVWPQEWQSYKELTN